The sequence below is a genomic window from Brevibacillus composti.
ATCTGTCGCTGACGATCTGCCTCGTCACGCTGCTGGGCGCGCTCTACTCCTTTGATCGCTGCACCGATCATGTCGAAAATACTATCACGCTGCTGGCTCGTCATGTGCAGGTTCTGGAAGAGCACGTTGCGCTCGGTGCCATCCTGCAGCCGGTAGTGAAGCTGCTCTACACCGCCACGATTGGTAAACCGCGCTTTCTCCACTTGCTTATCCAGATCGTCCTCTACATAACGGACAGGAACGCCAGTCGCTTTGTCTTTCAGATGCAAAATCACCTGACGTAGCGTTGCGGTAACGGTCTTGGTTTCTATTTTTTCCTGTCCCGCCTTCAACTGCTCCACTTTATTGCGGACGGCAAAGAATTGACCAGACAGTTCTCTTTTCGTCTGCTCAAGCTGTTTTTGTTGGGCTTGCAGCTCCACGGCTTCCTGATCGGAAGGCGCAAAGCGGCCATGCTCCTGGATACGTTCGCCCAGGCGTTCTATTTTCCGTGTCAGCTCCGCAATGTCTTTGCTGTTCTTGTTATACAGCCCGAAGAAACTGCGCCCCTGCTGCTGCATATCACTGAGCTGCTTCTCCAATCGAACGCGATCACTGATACGCTGCTGCTGTTCGTTGTAGTACCGCAAGCGCTCCTCGATCCGGTTGAGATCCGCATCGATGCGACCAATTTGCTCCTTGATTTCTTTCCCTTTCGCAATCAGAACCGCAACCTGTTTCTGGCTGCTCTCCACAGGCGCTACATTGGCCCTAGGAGCCGTTTCTTTTACCAGGGCGTCCTTCTCCCTGCGGTACGCTGCAAGTGACACGACAAGCCCATTGTATTCGGCTACAGCACGATTGAGGTCGCCTCGATCCGTCCGGATGCCGCGGCTTTCCATCTGACGTACATGCGGTCCCTCATGAACAGTCGGCA
It includes:
- the mobQ gene encoding MobQ family relaxase, with product MAIYHFSVQVISRSQGRSAVAAAAYRAGERLQDERYGHTYDYTKKNVAERAIAAPENAPAWVKDREQLWNAVEAAEKRKDAQLCREINIALPRELTALQQRELVSTFVTEQFVKRGMIADVAIHRDNPENPHAHIMLTMREITPAGFGQKVREWNDKGLLEAWRAEWANYANRALERAGSQERIDHRSLEAQGSDRLPTVHEGPHVRQMESRGIRTDRGDLNRAVAEYNGLVVSLAAYRREKDALVKETAPRANVAPVESSQKQVAVLIAKGKEIKEQIGRIDADLNRIEERLRYYNEQQQRISDRVRLEKQLSDMQQQGRSFFGLYNKNSKDIAELTRKIERLGERIQEHGRFAPSDQEAVELQAQQKQLEQTKRELSGQFFAVRNKVEQLKAGQEKIETKTVTATLRQVILHLKDKATGVPVRYVEDDLDKQVEKARFTNRGGVEQLHYRLQDGTERNVLFQNLHMTSQQRDSIFDMIGAAIKGVERAQQRDEADRQRQMKKKRRGMER